The Ornithodoros turicata isolate Travis chromosome 7, ASM3712646v1, whole genome shotgun sequence genome includes a region encoding these proteins:
- the LOC135400230 gene encoding procathepsin L-like: protein MSFRVLALSAVLCCVLARTVPRPQLDEHWEIYKDIHNKKYVPEEEHVRRLIWEENLDFIQRHNLEYDLGLRTHTVAVNSFADLTSEEYRQLYLGYRPNQGKKTALGVHNEASLYDIPDEVDWRKEGYVTPVKNQGKCRSSWAFATTGSLEGQHFRKTGKLVSLSEQNLVDCDTRSFGCNGGTQFSAYLYIQSNGGIDTEESYPYTARNGSCNYDPSHVGATAVGFYVVESGSEDGLKRAVARAGPVSVRIDASHDSFKFYKSGVYNEPACSSEDLHHGALVVGYGTGSDGDYWIVKNSWGEQWGDKGYILMSRNKDNQCGIASEASYPLV, encoded by the exons ATGTCTTTTCGGGTTCTTGCACTCTCTGCGGTTCTTTGCTGTGTCCTGGCACGGACAGTGCCCAGGCCGCAGTTAGACGAACACTGGGAAATCTACAAGGACATCCACAACAAGAAATATGTACCAGAAGAAGAACACGTCCGAAGACTCATCTGGGAAGAAAACTTGGACTTCATCCAGAGGCACAACCTAGAGTATGACCTGGGGCTTCGGACGCACACGGTGGCAGTCAACAGTTTTGCTGATTTG ACATCGGAGGAGTACCGCCAgctttacctcggctaccgtcCGAACCAGGGAAAGAAGACTGCACTGGGTGTACACAACGAAGCTTCTTTGTACGATATTCCGGACGAGGTCGACTGGCGTAAAGAAGGCTATGTAACTCCCGTGAAAAATCAG GGTAAGTGTCGTTCCTCTTGGGCATTCGCAACGACTGGAAGTCTCGAAGGGCAGCATTTCCGGAAGACGGGCAAGCTAGTCTCCCTCAGCGAGCAGAACCTGGTGGATTGTGATACACGATCATTCGGCTGCAACGGAGGAACCCAGTTCAGCGCATATCTGTACATTCAATCTAATGGTGGAATCGACACGGAAGAGTCATATCCGTACACGGCTCGTAACGGAAGTTGCAACTACGACCCAAGCCATGTCGGAGCTACTGCTGTAGGTTTTTATGTCGTCGAATCGGGCAGCGAAGATGGTCTAAAAAGGGCCGTGGCCAGAGCGGGGCCAGTCTCTGTACGTATCGATGCCAGTCATGACTCCTTCAAATTCTACAA AAGCGGCGTTTACAACGAACCTGCCTGCAGCTCTGAAGATCTCCACCATGGGGCCCTTGTGGTTGGCTACGGCACAGGGAGTGATGGCGACTACTGGATAGTCAAGAACAG CTGGGGAGAACAATGGGGAGACAAAGGCTACATTCTCATGAGCAGAAACAAGGACAACCAATGCGGCATCGCAAGCGAAGCATCTTACCCCCTTGTTTAG